The Candidatus Zixiibacteriota bacterium genome segment CTCGGTCGAAGTGGCCGGTCACCGCTACCAGAACGCCTGCGTGAACGCCTACCGGATCGGGATCTGTGAGGAACCGGGAGCGGTGCGGTATGCGGCGCGCGTCGAGACGGTCAACCGGGACCGCCGCATGCTGACTTTCGCCGGGAAACCGGATTCTGTCATCGCCAACCTGAACTGCGCGGTAGTCCGCCTCAACGGTAACAGCGAGGCGCCCGTCCCGTTCGACGAGATCAATCCGGGCGATTCCGTGCAGCTCTATGGCGAGCGCAACCAGAACCGCTATGTCTACGCCCGCCACCTGGGCGTGTGCAGCCCCGGCGGAGGCGGCTATGATGTCGCCGTGCGGGACACGATCACCTCAATCGACTACGCCGCCGGCACCTTCACGATCGCCGGCCGCACCGAACTCATCACCGTGGACTCCGAGACCGTCATATGGACCAACCTCCGGATCCTCCACGAACAGCCGGATGAAAACGGGCGCGACCGCATGGGTATGGCGCTGTCGGACGGCGGCAATTTCTATCGCTCCGACCACGACTCAATTCTGGCCTTCACCGACGTCGCGGTCGGCGACGTGATAGAATTGCGGGCCGACATCGTCAACGAAACCACCCTCCGTGCGGCGGTGATCAAACTGACGCCCGAGTGTCTGAGCCGCTGCCTCGCCTTCAGCGACCGCCTCGCGACGATCGATGTCGCCGCTCGGCTCGTCACCTTCGAAAACGAGACGCGGATCTGCTGGGTCTGCCCGGGGGCGAAATTGCGGGATCGTGACGGAGCGGAGATCACCCTCGCCGATTTCGCGGTCGGCGATTTCGTTGCCGTCAAGGGCTATCCCCTGGCGGGCGATACGTTGAAGATCTCCCAGATGGCGCTGACGGCAGAACCGTAGACGTCTCCACCACAAAGTCGGTGAGACGCCCTCGGCGTCCGGACTCCCTCCCCGCCGGACGCCGATGCTTTCGTCGCTATCCGGGCAGGCATGGAGAGAGTAGACCGGTCTTGAGCTGGACGGTCTCAGGATGGAGGGCCGGATCAGGGTCCGGCCTTCCTCTTTGTCTTTTTGGCGCGTTCCCCCGCCCGCCCTCCGGACCCGGCTATCCCGTGGCTGAGGGGGGAGCAAGCTCACGCACGAAGTCGCCCGGCTGGTGCGCAGGTATCTTCTCGGTTCGGGGGAGGGACTCGCTCACGGCCACTGCTTCCCCACGACCGGATTGCCCGGCGCACAGCCTAATCCGGAGCCCTCCATCACGCAGCATGGCGTATCCATCACGCTCCCCTCGCGGCCGGGCGCAGGGTCGGAGCCAAGGGGAACCGAACGCCGGATGCCCGCCTGGAATTTGACTTTCACAAGAACTCGCCGGGCCTGCGGCCGGGGTCGCCGGAAACCTCCTTGCCCCGTTGTGCTCTTGCGCCTGGTGACGCCGAACCGGGCAGGCGAATTTCGGCCGGGCCGACGAAAAAAGCGTGGACAGATTTGTTGGACAGAGCATATATTGGGGCAGCACCCACAGCTGCGGCGTCCGTCCTCCGGCTACGATACGGGGGGACGGGCTGTCGAAGCAACCAAGCCGTCGTGTCCTTCGGGAGAGGAGGTCGTCGCGTTTGGCTCTGGGGTGAACTCCCTCCTCATCAGTGTTTTCAAATCAACCCTAAGGAGAGGTCTCACATGAAAAGGCTATTACTGGTTCTGAGTCTGTTGGGCATGATGACGGCGTTCTTTGGTTGCTCGAACGACCCGCAGACGACCGGTCCCGCTGTCGGCCAGGACACCCCCGGTACCCTGGTTCAGCGCCCCGAGTTCATCGATAACCGCCCGGATGCGGTGAAAGCTGCATTCACCAAGCTGGGCACACCCATTGAGTCGTCTGACCGGGTGGTCGCCGACGGCTTTTCCGCCGCCGATCCCAACCCGACCCCGGCTCACAAGTATGCGTATGTCATCGGGATCTCCGATTACGACGGCACGGCCAATGATCTGAATTTCTGCGATGACGATGCGCGCGATGTCATAGCGTTCCTGAACAGCCAGGGTTTCACCGTGCGCAGCGACATTGACTACAGCGCCTCGGCGGCCAACATCCAGGCGGGCCTGATCTGGTTGCGCGACGCGGCGGTTCCCGGCGACGAGGTGGCCTTCTTCTATTCCGGCCACGGCACCAAAGTGCGCCCGTCGGGTGGTTCGAGCATTATCTCGCGGGACCTGTACTACCTGACCCACGCATACGTCATGGGCTACCTCAACGCGGCCAACTGCACGAAGAAGACGATCAATCTCGATGCCTGTGTCATCGGCGACTTCCATGCCGACTGCAAAACCGGCACCGTGCTCTCCACCGCCTCCGTATCCAAATACTCCTACGACGCCCCCGATCTGCAGAATGGCGCCTGGACCTATTTCTTCCTGGACGGCGCCATCAATCAGGGGTTGGCGTACAACGAAGCGATCTCTACGTATGCCGAAGTGAACATGAAAGCCTGGGCGACCGCGAACAGACTCAAAGTCGATCCCAAACACACCGACATGTACACCGGCGATCTGGATATCTGACCCCTCTTCGCCTGTTCCTGAGTAATGACAGCCCGCTTCCTCGGAGGCGGGCTTGTCATTTGGGGTGGGCAGGGGGGAGCGCGCGTGAGTGCAAGTCTCTCGTCGGACCGCTCCGCCCAAAAGAACCACCGCGGACTGTTTTTTTCTGTTATCCGGACGAACGGATTTCCAGGCAAGCTCCCTCTGATAGCCAAGAGGTGAACTCGGAACCAGGAACCTGAGCGGCTGTGTCAACGGCTG includes the following:
- a CDS encoding caspase family protein, whose translation is MKRLLLVLSLLGMMTAFFGCSNDPQTTGPAVGQDTPGTLVQRPEFIDNRPDAVKAAFTKLGTPIESSDRVVADGFSAADPNPTPAHKYAYVIGISDYDGTANDLNFCDDDARDVIAFLNSQGFTVRSDIDYSASAANIQAGLIWLRDAAVPGDEVAFFYSGHGTKVRPSGGSSIISRDLYYLTHAYVMGYLNAANCTKKTINLDACVIGDFHADCKTGTVLSTASVSKYSYDAPDLQNGAWTYFFLDGAINQGLAYNEAISTYAEVNMKAWATANRLKVDPKHTDMYTGDLDI